From Pseudobythopirellula maris:
GCCTACTCTTTCCCTCTGCCATGCGATTCTCCTTCGGAACACTGCTTTCGTGTCGGCTGGAGCGCCGTGCTCCTTGGCATGTCCGCCGAACGCCAGCCTTCTGCGGTAAGCTGAAGGCTTATCCGTAGCAAGGCTTTGTTCTGCCGTTTTCTGCGCCGCTAGACCGGGCGCCCGTCTTTGTACCGCTTATCGTACGCGGGCCATCCGTATGCGCCATCGTGATCCTCAACCCCAATGCTGCACCTCTTGGCCAGAGGCAATTGCTTGAATAGTCTCTCCTTCCGTCCTTGGAGGAGTATGTCCTTTAGCATCTGCCCAACCGGTTCCGCTAGTTCATCGTCTTCGCCGAGTTTCCGTCGTTTCCCATTTTGCAGGATCAGCTCAATCGATTCACCATTGTCGAAAAGCGCATCAACAGCGGCTAGCCAATGGGGAAATTCCAACCAGTTCTCTTCGATGTAGGATTGCCATTCGCCGTCTGGCGAACCATCCGGGCGCGTGTCGAAGACGAGTGCCACCCAACCGGCTTGAGACACCTGAAATCCGAGTGTGATTTGTGAAATCGGATCATCGTCTTCGCCGGGGCCGTTGTTGACGTAAACGGGGTAATCAGTCACGCGCTCCTTGATAAAATCAAATACTGTTTTGGCGTCAACTCTAAGGTCGATTTTCATGCAATCCCTTTCATCGCTGCAGAACAATAATTATACAGAAGCAATTCTGCCTAACCCATTAAGCAGGCACGGCCAGTATCGCCGTAACTCCGGTTGACCGCAAGCTTTGCCGCCTACTGAGGCGACCGGGCCGCTGCTTATACAGATCCGACTTGATAAACCGCACAGGAGTGCACGTAATGCGGGTGTGAAGCGGGTAGTCCGTAGGATGGGTGCTCGCACCCATCTTCCCAGTAAGCTCCACACGGCCGCAATACAATCGCAATACGGCCGAGCCGACGATCAGTCCATCTACTGCTTCCCAGCGTGTCAGTTCGCTCGCAATTCGAAGATGGGTGCGAGCACCCATCCTACTCACTGCAGCCGGTGGTTAGGGCCAGCTCGTCAAGGTCCACAACATCGGCCGCAACAAAGGTGACCGAACCATGCGAGGCCTCGAAGTCAGCCACTTCGACACCAATTCCCTCCCACTGGCGATGCCGGATGTCGAGGATCACCATACCGCCGGTGGACTGCGGAAAGCCTTCCTCGATCTTGAGTCGACGGGGCGTCAGGAAGCGTAGACGCCGCACTGTATCGGCACGCTTTAGCGTCAAATCCAGATGAGCTCCGAGCCGAGCCTCTTCTCCGCAGCAATAATCGAAGCGCACGATCTCAAACTGGTGAGGATGCTCGATGATTGGATGTATCGGGCTATCGCCGTAGGTCTCAGGCATAGGGCCCTAGCGTAAAAGGCTCAGTTGCCGGCCGCCCGCGGGAGCAGGCGTTCAACCGACCCCACCATTCTACTCGCGGGCGCCGCCGGTCAACTGCAGCCGGTGGTTATGCCCCGGTGTCTACGCCTCCAAGTATCTGGTCGCGAAGATAGCTCCACGTTGCGTCATAATCCGTTTCCAACTCGATTGGATATGGTTCGCCGTGATAATCGGGAATACGCGAGAGTCGATCGGCAAACTCAGAAACATCACGTGTGTAGAACACCCATTGACGCGCACCATCAAAAGTCAGCACCCCAGTGAGAACGGCGTGAGCATCGGCTTCAACCGCAGCGGTCAAATGGTCTTCAAAACGCCCCATCTCTTGGCCGACCTCGTTGTCCGGTAGTTGTTGGCCCGAACCTTCCTCCGCATACGCCCACGTAATCGAGAGTCGGTGTGGATGGGAACGGCAGTCGCGAGGAGCGAGAACTGGCTGACGGAAGCGGATCAAGCCGGGGCCAGATGTGTGTTGGATTTCCGCCACAGCCCACTGGTCGTCCTTGAGCAGTTGCTTAACGGGTTGTAACTTCCAAAGGGGCATAACAATAAGTATGCAGAAACAATTCTGCCTATCCCATTAAGCAGGCACGGCCATTATCGCCGTAACTCCGGTTGCCCGGCTGGTTGCACTGCGGTTTAGGCGCCACTGCGGGCTTGTCCCAATCCTGTTCGGCGCCATATTTGCGCGTTGATTTATGGGATTGCGCGGCGGTGGTTTTTCGGTCATCGTGGCCGGCATGGCCTCGAAGAAGCAACGCATCCGCGAGCGGGACGTGCAGGGGGTAAAGCAACTCGAGCAGTTGCTCCCGCTGCTCGAGCGGCTCCACACGGTCGGTTGCGGGCGGGACAAGGCAGGCAACCGTTCGCTGCACATGGACCAGTACTGCATGCTGATCCTGCTGTTCTTCTTCAATCCGATCTTCACCTCGCTCCGCGGGCTGCAGCAGGCGTCGGAGCTGAAGAAGGTGCAACGCAAGCTCCGCTGCCCCCGGACCAGTCTCGGGTCGCTCTCGGAGTCGGCTAGGGTGTTCGATAGCGAGGGTCTCAAGGAGATCATCGGAGAACTCGCCGAGCAGCTCAACACGCTCCCCGCTTCCACGCGGATGAGCGAAGCGGCCGGGAGGCTCACGGCAGTCGACGGCACGCTGCTGGCCAAGCTGCCACAGATCACCCACGCGGCGTGGCGGACGCGTCTCTGCCCGGACGGCTGGAAGATGCACACGCACTTCGAGGTGCTCCGTGGCGTGCCGGTCAAGGCGGAGCTGACCGACGGGCGGGGCAAGGGCGATTCGAGCGAGAAGGCCTCGATGCGTCGCTTGCTTGAAGCGGACCGCTGCTACGTGATGGACCGCGGTTAC
This genomic window contains:
- a CDS encoding DUF695 domain-containing protein — its product is MPLWKLQPVKQLLKDDQWAVAEIQHTSGPGLIRFRQPVLAPRDCRSHPHRLSITWAYAEEGSGQQLPDNEVGQEMGRFEDHLTAAVEADAHAVLTGVLTFDGARQWVFYTRDVSEFADRLSRIPDYHGEPYPIELETDYDATWSYLRDQILGGVDTGA
- a CDS encoding IS4 family transposase; protein product: MGLRGGGFSVIVAGMASKKQRIRERDVQGVKQLEQLLPLLERLHTVGCGRDKAGNRSLHMDQYCMLILLFFFNPIFTSLRGLQQASELKKVQRKLRCPRTSLGSLSESARVFDSEGLKEIIGELAEQLNTLPASTRMSEAAGRLTAVDGTLLAKLPQITHAAWRTRLCPDGWKMHTHFEVLRGVPVKAELTDGRGKGDSSEKASMRRLLEADRCYVMDRGYEQFSLFNAIVAAGSSYVCRVRGDHHFAPRQSNELSQEALDGGVLDDAIGKLGSEKSVRIEHPDHDVRVVRVRAESHPKRGGRRRHAASQDIVLATNLHDVPAEVVALMYRSRWQIEIFFRFFKHVLGCRRLLSQDREGIEIQTYCGVIVCMLISLWTGRQPTLRTFEMICLYLQGWADDEEVLAHLQKLKPIAE